A portion of the Helicobacter jaachi genome contains these proteins:
- a CDS encoding ribonuclease HII has protein sequence MWVAGIDEAGRGCICGGLFVAGVIGKAEVIATFGAKDSKKLTPKKRENIYNALVNAQKDNEIKLFCAQIDAWEIDKNGLSWAMRYGIEHIISQMGDVIQSLNLSLEQLPQGIILDGNTTFNALLPAHLESMDIKLTPLIKADSLMPVVSCASIVAKVHKDKQMRTLDTLYPHYKLAQNKGYGTLEHKKLIAQYGYCPHHRKSFKITIKGSLF, from the coding sequence ATGTGGGTAGCGGGCATTGATGAGGCTGGAAGAGGTTGTATTTGTGGGGGATTATTTGTCGCTGGAGTGATTGGCAAGGCAGAAGTTATTGCCACCTTTGGGGCTAAGGATAGCAAAAAGCTCACGCCCAAAAAGCGCGAAAACATCTACAACGCGCTTGTAAATGCGCAAAAAGATAATGAAATTAAGCTTTTTTGCGCACAGATTGACGCATGGGAGATTGATAAAAATGGCTTAAGCTGGGCTATGCGATATGGGATAGAGCATATTATAAGCCAAATGGGAGATGTTATACAAAGCCTTAATCTCTCTTTAGAGCAGCTCCCACAGGGCATTATCCTTGATGGAAATACTACTTTTAATGCACTTCTGCCCGCGCATTTAGAATCTATGGACATTAAACTCACTCCGCTCATCAAAGCAGATAGCTTAATGCCTGTTGTGTCGTGTGCTTCTATTGTGGCAAAAGTGCATAAAGATAAGCAAATGCGAACCCTAGATACTCTCTATCCACACTACAAGCTTGCACAAAACAAGGGCTATGGAACTTTAGAGCATAAAAAACTTATCGCGCAGTATGGATATTGCCCACATCATCGCAAAAGTTTTAAAATTACGATTAAAGGGAGTTTATTTTAA